In one window of Episyrphus balteatus chromosome 3, idEpiBalt1.1, whole genome shotgun sequence DNA:
- the LOC129916900 gene encoding Krueppel homolog 1 isoform X2 encodes MDKMTVAQKNAYLEAHMAVQQHMAQAAFHFKQHNQRSDTQHNTNSSIQNNSHQQNSQSQNSPTNNVASVVQQQQQQQQQQQQQQQQQQQQQQQQQQQQHQPQQHYSNNIKVPQISSSSSGGGDSTFTVPDDVGMGFEGGVRVLQSLGSWSPDISYNVPRPNLIPFTEPYVEGGSMHPASRLKALQQVQQASSNVRKTNSLKSSNKAFECTICGKALARKDKLTIHMRIHTGEKPYICEVCNKAFARRDKLVIHMNKFKHVTPTNIAPLGKRLNSIIKKNDPDSKDSKNIIESIQSSTNIVVQSSQHQQATTAISGIIIPHHHQQQLSWTCELCGRMFSTRDEWSLHAKSHLEVKLLKWVGS; translated from the exons ATGGATAAAATGACAGTCGCTCAAAAAAATGCATATCTTGAAGCTCATATGGCTGTTCAACAACATATGGCACAAGCAGCTTTTCACTTCAAACAACATAATCAGCGATCTGATACCCAGCATAACACAAACTCTTCTATTCAAAACAATTCACATCAACAAAATAGCCAAAGCCAAAATTCTCCAACAAATAATGTAGCTTCAGTTgtccaacaacagcagcaacaacagcaacaacaacaacagcagcaacaacaacaacaacaacagcagcagcaacaacaacagcaacaacatcaACCGCAGCAACATTactcaaataatataaaagtaCCTCAAATAAGTTCATCAAGTTCGGGCGGTGGAGATAGCACTTTTACAGTTCCGGACGATGTAGGTATGGGCTTTGAAGGAGGTGTAAGAGTACTTCAAAGTTTGGGCAGCTGGTCGCCAGACATTTCCTACAACGTTCCCAGACCAAATCTTATACCATTTACGGAACCTTATGTCGAAGGTGGTTCAATGCATCCTGCAAGTAGACTTAAGGCACTACAACAAGTTCAACAAGCATCATCCAACGTTCGGAAAACAAATTCtttgaaaa gttCTAACAAGGCATTTGAATGCACGATTTGTGGGAAGGCATTGGCAAGGAAAGATAAACTAACTATTCATATGCGTATTCATACTGGAGAAAAACCATACATATGCGAG GTTTGTAATAAGGCGTTTGCTCGCAGAGACAAACTTGTAATACACATGAACAAATTCAAACACGTAACTCCTACGAACATAGCTCCTCTTGGCAAGCGACTAAATAGTATAATCAAGAAAAACGATCCTGATAGCAAAGATAgtaaaaatatcatcgagtctATACAATCTTCCACAAACATCGTAGTACAATCTAGTCAACATCAGCAAGCAACTACGGCTATATCTGGCATCATAATCCCACATCACCATCAACAACAACTATCATGGACTTGTGAATTATGTGGTCGAATGTTTTCTACTAGAGATGAATGGTCCTTGCATGCAAAAAGTCATTTAGAG gtaaaacttttaaaatgggTCGGAAGCTAA
- the LOC129916900 gene encoding adult enhancer factor 1 isoform X1, with amino-acid sequence MSGIKTMDKMTVAQKNAYLEAHMAVQQHMAQAAFHFKQHNQRSDTQHNTNSSIQNNSHQQNSQSQNSPTNNVASVVQQQQQQQQQQQQQQQQQQQQQQQQQQQQHQPQQHYSNNIKVPQISSSSSGGGDSTFTVPDDVGMGFEGGVRVLQSLGSWSPDISYNVPRPNLIPFTEPYVEGGSMHPASRLKALQQVQQASSNVRKTNSLKSSNKAFECTICGKALARKDKLTIHMRIHTGEKPYICEVCNKAFARRDKLVIHMNKFKHVTPTNIAPLGKRLNSIIKKNDPDSKDSKNIIESIQSSTNIVVQSSQHQQATTAISGIIIPHHHQQQLSWTCELCGRMFSTRDEWSLHAKSHLEVKLLKWVGS; translated from the exons ATg tCTGGCATAAAAACCATGGATAAAATGACAGTCGCTCAAAAAAATGCATATCTTGAAGCTCATATGGCTGTTCAACAACATATGGCACAAGCAGCTTTTCACTTCAAACAACATAATCAGCGATCTGATACCCAGCATAACACAAACTCTTCTATTCAAAACAATTCACATCAACAAAATAGCCAAAGCCAAAATTCTCCAACAAATAATGTAGCTTCAGTTgtccaacaacagcagcaacaacagcaacaacaacaacagcagcaacaacaacaacaacaacagcagcagcaacaacaacagcaacaacatcaACCGCAGCAACATTactcaaataatataaaagtaCCTCAAATAAGTTCATCAAGTTCGGGCGGTGGAGATAGCACTTTTACAGTTCCGGACGATGTAGGTATGGGCTTTGAAGGAGGTGTAAGAGTACTTCAAAGTTTGGGCAGCTGGTCGCCAGACATTTCCTACAACGTTCCCAGACCAAATCTTATACCATTTACGGAACCTTATGTCGAAGGTGGTTCAATGCATCCTGCAAGTAGACTTAAGGCACTACAACAAGTTCAACAAGCATCATCCAACGTTCGGAAAACAAATTCtttgaaaa gttCTAACAAGGCATTTGAATGCACGATTTGTGGGAAGGCATTGGCAAGGAAAGATAAACTAACTATTCATATGCGTATTCATACTGGAGAAAAACCATACATATGCGAG GTTTGTAATAAGGCGTTTGCTCGCAGAGACAAACTTGTAATACACATGAACAAATTCAAACACGTAACTCCTACGAACATAGCTCCTCTTGGCAAGCGACTAAATAGTATAATCAAGAAAAACGATCCTGATAGCAAAGATAgtaaaaatatcatcgagtctATACAATCTTCCACAAACATCGTAGTACAATCTAGTCAACATCAGCAAGCAACTACGGCTATATCTGGCATCATAATCCCACATCACCATCAACAACAACTATCATGGACTTGTGAATTATGTGGTCGAATGTTTTCTACTAGAGATGAATGGTCCTTGCATGCAAAAAGTCATTTAGAG gtaaaacttttaaaatgggTCGGAAGCTAA
- the LOC129916900 gene encoding Krueppel homolog 1 isoform X3, which translates to MSGIKTMDKMTVAQKNAYLEAHMAVQQHMAQAAFHFKQHNQRSDTQHNTNSSIQNNSHQQNSQSQNSPTNNVASVVQQQQQQQQQQQQQQQQQQQQQQQQQQQQHQPQQHYSNNIKVPQISSSSSGGGDSTFTVPDDVGMGFEGGVRVLQSLGSWSPDISYNVPRPNLIPFTEPYVEGGSMHPASRLKALQQVQQASSNVRKTNSLKSSNKAFECTICGKALARKDKLTIHMRIHTGEKPYICEVCNKAFARRDKLVIHMNKFKHVTPTNIAPLGKRLNSIIKKNDPDSKDSKNIIESIQSSTNIVVQSSQHQQATTAISGIIIPHHHQQQLSWTCELCGRMFSTRDEWSLHAKSHLEG; encoded by the exons ATg tCTGGCATAAAAACCATGGATAAAATGACAGTCGCTCAAAAAAATGCATATCTTGAAGCTCATATGGCTGTTCAACAACATATGGCACAAGCAGCTTTTCACTTCAAACAACATAATCAGCGATCTGATACCCAGCATAACACAAACTCTTCTATTCAAAACAATTCACATCAACAAAATAGCCAAAGCCAAAATTCTCCAACAAATAATGTAGCTTCAGTTgtccaacaacagcagcaacaacagcaacaacaacaacagcagcaacaacaacaacaacaacagcagcagcaacaacaacagcaacaacatcaACCGCAGCAACATTactcaaataatataaaagtaCCTCAAATAAGTTCATCAAGTTCGGGCGGTGGAGATAGCACTTTTACAGTTCCGGACGATGTAGGTATGGGCTTTGAAGGAGGTGTAAGAGTACTTCAAAGTTTGGGCAGCTGGTCGCCAGACATTTCCTACAACGTTCCCAGACCAAATCTTATACCATTTACGGAACCTTATGTCGAAGGTGGTTCAATGCATCCTGCAAGTAGACTTAAGGCACTACAACAAGTTCAACAAGCATCATCCAACGTTCGGAAAACAAATTCtttgaaaa gttCTAACAAGGCATTTGAATGCACGATTTGTGGGAAGGCATTGGCAAGGAAAGATAAACTAACTATTCATATGCGTATTCATACTGGAGAAAAACCATACATATGCGAG GTTTGTAATAAGGCGTTTGCTCGCAGAGACAAACTTGTAATACACATGAACAAATTCAAACACGTAACTCCTACGAACATAGCTCCTCTTGGCAAGCGACTAAATAGTATAATCAAGAAAAACGATCCTGATAGCAAAGATAgtaaaaatatcatcgagtctATACAATCTTCCACAAACATCGTAGTACAATCTAGTCAACATCAGCAAGCAACTACGGCTATATCTGGCATCATAATCCCACATCACCATCAACAACAACTATCATGGACTTGTGAATTATGTGGTCGAATGTTTTCTACTAGAGATGAATGGTCCTTGCATGCAAAAAGTCATTTAGAG